The Mastomys coucha isolate ucsf_1 unplaced genomic scaffold, UCSF_Mcou_1 pScaffold20, whole genome shotgun sequence nucleotide sequence ATATAAGGGAATAAGCTCAGTGGTTCAGCATTTACTGCCAACTTCTCCCCATCAAAAAATGTCAACTATAAAACACTTCTATCACTCTACTTTTAGTTTAGAAAACTCTATGACTAGAAATGCATAGGGAATGTGTTGGAAGAGATAGACCAAAATAGTAAGAGCAGAAGGGGTTCAGTGGGGGAATTTTAGCtaaattctcattctttctctcctccctctctcagagacagggtctctctcatgCAACCCAGCCTCTGAGTCCTGGCTACACCTCCCAAACGCAGGGATGACAGGCATGCGCTACCACACCTGgcgtgaatttttaaaatattttatagcatgTGTACCTTATAAATGGGCCCCGAGTAAGGAAGACCTACATACAGATAGTAATAAcatgatttacacacacacacacacacacatacacacacacatagacacacacagacacacacacacagacacacacagacacacacagacacacacacacagacacacacagacacacatacacatacacacacacagatacacacatacatatacacacagacacagacacacacacacagacacacacacacaaacagacacacacacacagacacacacacacagacacacacacacagacacacacacagacatacatacacatacacacacacagatacacacatacacacacacacacacacacacagacacacacacacaggtgatcTTGGGCAAATCGTTTAACATCTCAGCTTTCTCTCCCCATCAGTGAGGATGAATAATCCCACTTTATAGAATCGTTAGGCAGCTTAAGTGGGGTCACTGAGGGGTTGAGAGTTGTTCTCAGGGTGTGGAAGCTGTAATTACAAGAGTCTGGTCATTCAAAAAATGTTACTACATTCTGCCAATTAGTAACGATTATAGTCATCAGAAAGAACCTATAGTCACCCACCAGGCTGGGAAACTAGTGGGTTTCCTCGaagacagaaaccaagaaacaagaaaacctaGAAAGAGCCCGATGGGGGAGCATGTCTCCAACAGACGTGTGCAACTGAACAGTGAGGTATTCAATTAGTGAAGGGATGACAGAGTCGCATCCAAACATACTGATGTAGCCGGTTAGAATTACATCACAGCACAGGAATGTTTCCTGGcataatatgtataattttgaAAGTGTAAGAAAAGAGTCTAGGGATGTCCTAATCTCTAGGCCCTCTATGGAGATagtcttattctgtagcccaggctagcctcgaactcttgattcttctgcctcagtcttccaagtgctgggggtTACATGGGTATACTGCCACATCTAGCTTTTcaaggttttggtttttcttttggtggTACCCGGATTCAAACTCAGGGTCTTGTGTATCCCAAGCAAGATTCCACCACGGAACTACATGCTACCTCCTTCTGATTTCTTCAGAAGAAATGTTTACTTTGTCTAACCCTGGGAAGAGAGATGCACATTTCCCTGTTTCTGTGGATGAGGGAGGGTGAGGCATCTTCCCAGAAGCTGCTTGTGTCCCTCAGCCCGGCGTCTTACCTGGCTCCGGTGGAATTTTACAGATGGTATCAGAGTAGGAGGTACCAGGAGCTGCCTCCACCAGGCCCTGGATCTCACATCTGCGCAGAAACAAGACTGTGAGCCCTCCCTGCTCCTCTTGGTGTCCAGCTCCAGGAACACATGGTCGGGATGGAGTCAAGGATGGAGGAAGGTGACAACCCTTGGGCTtcctggaggtggtggtgggggataTGAGAAGGGGTCCTCTCACCTGGTATGGGGTTGACAGCGGGCTGTGGGGGAGGAAGTGTTCTGGAAGTGTCCTGGCTTACAGGGGACACAGTTGACGTCAGTATCCATAATTTCATCTGGCAAAAGAAAGGCAGACCAGTCTTCAGTGTGAGATGAGCGGTGGGCTCCATTTATGTCTCCTCTTTGCCAACCACTCTGTCCTGTAGCTGCTACCCTCCCCAACCTTGGCTTTGTCGCCTGCCGTTTTGCCCAAGCTTTCCCAGGGCTGATAGGAGctaccttcttttttttgttgttttgtttttttgtttgtttgttattttcgagacagggtttctctgtgtagccctggctgtcctggaactcactctgtagaccaggctggcctcaaactccgaaatccacctgcctctgcctcccaagtgctggtactaaaggcgAGCGCCCCCACAGCCCAGCTAGGAGCTACCTTCTAAGCTCCCCACACCAGTTCATGTCTTGGCAGACCCCCAACCTGTGAACCTTTTTCAAGGaatgataggttttttttttttcatgccaaAGAGAACTCCATTGGGGAGAGGCGCCACCCGCACAGTACCATGTTCCCTGCCCTTGATGCCCAGCCTCCCTTCACTGGCTGCCTTCAGTGACCTCTGACCTGTGACCTCGGCTTCTGTACCAGGCCGGCAGAGTACAAGCCGCTCCTCCTCACAGTGTACACACTCGTTGTCCAAATACACACAGGACATCCCCGGCTTACAGCGGCACTCGGCTTTCTGATCACTGGTGCAAGGGGCAATCTCCTCGAAGCCCAGCACTGTTAGGGAGAGGAAAGAGTCAGAGGAGAGCTGGTCTTCCCCCCAGCCGTACCCATCATCCAGATGCGTCCCCACTCACCAGAGTCACAGGGACGGCACAGCTGGcaggtggagagatggttccagtGTTCGTTGTAGGAGTTATGGGGGCAAGTCTTGCAAACTGTGTCTTGGCTGTGGCTGCATACCTCAAAGACAAACTCGCCTATGAGGCGAGTCGGGGGAGAGGGGTATCAGGAGACAAGGAGTCTatccctgcctctgcttgctgCATGCCGCAGAGCCTCTCCTTGGTCTCTTTGTCCCCATCCTGTCTTCATGGCTACGCGCATGGCTACCTCTTCAAATCTCAGTGTCCGTGTGACAATGCTAATGCTTCTCAGTCTCTCtttcctagcttttttttttaaaaccagtgtTGGCATCAGTCTGGCTCACCTCTACCACCCAAGCGACCTGGGGCCACTGTTCTCACCTGGAGGACAGCGAGAGCAGCAGACGTCATGCATGGGCTCGTAGTATTCCTTGTCCTGGTCCCAGCAAGTCTGGTTTTCTATGCGATAGGGGGGCACCTTCCAGGGGAGGCGGAGACAGAGAAGAatgaggcagggtcagctctggagGGCAGAAGGGCTAAGAGAGCAACCTGGCCCATCCCACCTGGCCCCTCCCTCACCAGCTGGGGCAGAGAGGCCACCAGAAGCCCGCTGAGTCCCAGCAGGAGTGGCCCCCAGACCAGGCCGCAGGGAGAGGAGGTCCCCGGCAGGCGCATGGCGGCCTTTCGGGTCGGCTGACCAGACCGGGTGGAGGCCTAGGAGGAAGGTGGGAAGTCCGGACGTCCTGAGCAGCGTTGGCCACGACTTCCCAAGCCGGGCGGCTGGGCCGACGTGCCCCCGGGGGCCGGGAGCGGCCGGGCCTGGCCTCCAGGGCTCCAGCGCCGGGctcaggaagtgggagtggagaGAGCCGGCcgggggcgggggcagggagCTCTgggagcagaggccagcctgtcGCAATCGCGACGGGGGAAGAGGAACAGGCTTGGCCGCCTCGACGCAGGGCGGGAGGGGGTGGCCGGGAAAGCACGTGAGAGCTGCAGGCCCGGAACCCCGGCCTCCACCTTTCTTTGGAAGCCTGACTCTCAGAGGGGCTGCGGATCAGGACCACCTGCTGGCGGAAAGGGGGGCAGCAGAGCCAGTGGCTAGCTAGCCATCAGTCAGGCTGACCTCCAAGAGCCTGAAGCCAGGCTGACCTGGTTGACCTGACATGGATGTTGAGGCAGAGCAGTGGACAGCTGGGTGCCAGCTTTGCCAAGTGGAGGCACCACAGGGATTGACAGTGCACCAAGCCAAGATACCCAGAGGTGGTTAGCAGATGCAGCGTCTGGCCAGTCACCCATCAACTTGGCAGAGACTGAGGGCCTGCTCCATtctgtgactttaaaaaaaaaaaagaagctgccaCGGTAACAAGCCCACCCACGCCACACACCAAGACACACACCACAAGACATTGGAGAGAGTTCAGCTGGCCCTGAATCTGTCCTGTCCTCTGGGAACCTCTCTCtctgaagggtgtgtgtgtgtgtgtgtgtgtgtgtgtgtgtgtgtgtaaacccaGGTCCTGGTGAGTAGGGACCTCTGGGCTGGGTCTGGGTAGCCTAGTTCCAGCTTGTGTGCACATAAGCCTATAACTCTCTTAAACAGAGGCACCTGAGAGCCCAGCCAGTGTAGAGAAGACCCATCCAGGGTGCCAGGCAGAGGAGCGTAGAATTCCAAGGTTGTTCAGGTTGGTGAACCTTTTCTGCTGGAAGTATGTGACACCCCTCTTTCCCGCTTCCACTGATTgtcaccccccaacccccttcacCCAACGCCTCTCCAAATTTCTCTTTAGAAAGCAGCCATGGAGCCCCCAAGGAAGCCTAATGTCTGTCTGCCCTGGGTTCCTTACTAGGCTATGGGCTGGCCCATAGCCTGGTTTGAAGATTTAGTCTAGGCTCACAGAGTTTAGCATGCTCTGGCTTATGCCACAGGCCAGGTACATATGCATGGAGTAAATGAAGGCTGTCCACACCGCTTAGCCACTCTGGCAGAACTTAACCGCAGTCCAGATCTGATTTTCAGATCCCAGCCCATGTCaacatctctcctgccctccttgTGATTCAGGGGAGTCTCCTTTGGAATGAGGAGCTCTTCGATAACTCGCCTGAGGACTGGCCTTTTCCATGGGGGATCAGATAGCCAGACAGGCTTTCGGTGGAGAGGCGAAGTGCTAGTGAGGGAATGAGTTTTAGAGAAGGCTGGGGGGACCTGCCTGGGCTTTTGATAGTCACTCTGTACCGTCTCCTCACTGGGTGCAGGTCCAGCAGGTCCACTCTCCTGACAACTGTCTGTATTAATTGTCCAAGGTTACCTGGCAGTGGTAGAGATACTGAATAGGAGACCTTCTttgatttctcttccttcttcgcTCAGGGACTTGGAGCAGGGGCTAGACTCACTTGGATCTCTTAAAAACATAAAGGaacaggtgggtgggtgggtagcaGCCTTAGATAAATCTCactatttcttcttcttatgTTTTATTAGGGAAAATTCACATGTACTatccaaaaagagagagagagagtagtatTGGGAGCCACTGTCTTGTCTTACTTAGCTTTCACTTGTGACCAGTCTTTTTTCTTCATATCCTATTTTTTtgtttccaagacaaggtttctctgtgtagctctggctagcctggaactccctctgtaggctgggcttgaactcagagatctgccttcctctgcctcccaagctctgggattaaaggtgttggcTACCACTGCCTTTaatgtgtaatttaaaatttgtgaGTTTTCACATGTAGATGAGTGGATTCTCACTAACTTTTTTCAcctgtttatttgtatatttatgcaGTAAGTATATGAGTGTAGGCACTTTCTGAGTCAGGACTCAGAAAGGTGGGGAGACCCAACCCATCTCCTGGCAGCTTACAGAGACTGCTGACAGACAATACGAAGTGGTGAATATAACTCCTCTTCGACCTCCTTCTCGGGGATGGAGACTCAGGCTGAGAAATCTTCAAATTCTTAGTGAGCACAGCATTGTCTTTGTTAGTTGGGCTTTTTACCAGCTTCCAGAAACTTTCACCAATGTCCATTGAGCAATACCAGACCAGGACAGAGTGCCCCCGGACTCCCAGAAGGCTTGAAGGACTCTTCTCCGAGGCCTCCCTCAGAGGGGATTGCTGAAACACCCTTTTCCCCACAGCCTATGAGTAATTCCTAAGGAGAATTGGTGTGAGTGGATCACTCTAAAACACTCCTGCCTCCGTCCTTATATTCCCCTTAGCCGACTGATCCCGTTAGCCAGCCCAgctgggcaggtagactgagaGAAATGGTGGCCTTCTCCCTGAGTGTTTGGAGTCTCAGTAGGAGCAAAGACTTGTCCAGTTATTCTCCATCTTGGTAACCTTGTCCCCCAGAAGACATTTGGAAATATCTTAAGACATTTTGGTTTGCAACTACTTGGAATTCCCACTGTCACCTAGTGCGCAGAGGCCAGGGATGCTGCTGTGACCTGCAGTGCATGACAGGCCCAGACAACAAGGAATTGCCTGGCTGGGAATGTCAGCAGGGAGGACCTTGTTAAACCCTGTAAGCAAAGGAATAAAcctctatggggggggggggctcctaAGCATCTTCCCAGGTTGCTAAattgaggacaggagagagaaatTTCCTGGTCTATCCCGTTAGACTTATACCtcataaagaaagataaaaggatGCTGTTTGCTACAGTAGGCTGGCCCGTAGTTAGTGCTAAGTATAAGAGTAAAGGGGTATGTTTAATTTCGAGACTCATTTTTTACCCTAGAATGCATAAATGCCGAAAGGgaaaaagtgaaagaaatttCGATAAATTAACAGACCCCCAAACCGATGTGCTATTGGAGGAAGCTGAGATGTTTAATGTTTTTCCGATGCGCACTCCACTCTGTCAAAAGATAAACTTTGGATCCTAGCCATGATGTGAGATTCTGTTGCCTGTGGAGTGGGCCAAGGACTAATGGCCATTAAGTTGGGCCCAGTGGCAAACTTGGTAACTTCAGGAGGACTCAATACTGGATAGGAGGGTTGGgaatttgagaacagcctgggccacagagtgtgtctcagaaacaaaacagaaatagtaGCCACGAGTCACCAAAGCCACCAAGATAAACAAGCCTGGTGCTTGTCATCAGAGTTTTCATAACCTGGTCTACACATTTGTAGGCCTGTGAAGTGAACACAGGTGCATGTGTGGGCCACATCACTAACAGTAAACAGCAGGAGGTGTTGAGGCAGGCTTTCCTGGGGAGTGTGGAGGAGAAAGCGATCCTTTCTGTCACCTATCTCTGGAATGAAGAGGCGGGAAGACCAGTGAGTCCTAATGCTCACCCCACTTCGACCCTGAAGGTTGGATTCTTTCCCTAGAGCCACTGCATCGTTAAAGGTTGCTGGGTGGCTGGCATGGGGCAGAGAAGGCAGCCCCTCATTTAAGAGATGGCTGGGGCTCTGGGAGAGGCAACAGGAAGCCCTGGGTAGAGGGCCTTTCTCAGACAAGGTAAAAAATGCCCTTGAAATGTCCTAACAGGACTCCACTACCTTGGAAGTCAGGAAAGCAGCATCAGACTTGGGAAACAACCCACCCTGATCCCTGGTGGCCCTGACAACGTCACTCTGTTCTCAGGCCTTAGTTCCCCCGTGTACTGAGCAGGGAGCTAGATGCAGTCACCTGGCAAGGTCTTGGTCATTAGGCAGCCTTACCCACCACTTCCTGCCCCTTCATTCTTTAAATGAGAGCCATGGAGCCCAGGGAggtaaaaatctctctctctctctttctctctctctctctctctctctctctctctctctctctctctgtgtgtgtgtgtgtgtgtgtgtgtgtgtgtgtgtgtgtgtagccttggctgtcctagcaCTCATTGtctagaccagggtggccttgaactcatagagattcacctacctctcaagtgctgggagtaaaggatgtaccactatacctggcttaaaaatgctttcttgaagacaaatagtttaaaaataaaaatggaagtcatAGAGTAATATGTATGAAGTGGTcccacatgattttttttttttcggaatTGCTTGTAAGCTGGCATACCATACATATCTGTAAttgcagtacttgggaggctgaggcagatggatcatgagttcaaggccagccttggttatGAAGCAAGTTTAAGGTCAATTATACATGGAATTCTTGTCTCAGCATACAGCACAACAAAACATATAAGTCCAAAAGACATCCAGGAAGAGATGGATTGGTGAACATGTCATGGTGGCTCTCCAGGAAGAGAGGGATTGATGAACATGTCANNNNNNNNNNNNNNNNNNNNNNNNNNNNNNNNNNNNNNNNNNNNNNNNNNNNNNNNNNNNNNNNNNNNNNNNNNNNNNNNNNNNNNNNNNNNNNNNNNNNNNNNNNNNNNNNNNNNNNNNNNNNNNNNNNNNNNNNNNNNNNNNNNNNNNNNNNNNNNNNNNNNNNNNNNNNNNNNNNNNNNNNNNNNNNNNNNNNNNNNNNNNNNNNNNNNNNNNNNNNNNNNNNNNNNNNNNNNNNNNNNNNNNNNNNNNNNNNNNNNNNNNNGATTGATGAACATGTCATGGTGGCTCTCCAGGAAGAGAGGGATTGATGAACATGTCATGGTGGCTCTCTTTGGGctgtggggaaggagaaaggggggaCAATAGGAAGTTTTTGTTGTTTCGTGTTTCTGCACTTCTGGGAAGCTATACTATGACAAAAATGTAtccacttggaaagctgaggcaggagaactactgtgagttccagaccagccaggactacagaaagattccctggttttgtgtgtgtgtgtttgaatgtctgtgtgtatgcatgtgcatttgtgtgtgtgatgtttcaAATGGGACTCTGACCAAAGTACCAATATCTATTCTCACATCAGGCTTCCGCCAGCCCATACCAGATCTCTAGTGCCGTGGTCACCAAGCTAAGCCAAACCACTCTCTCACACTCTGTTATGACATGCCAGAGTCACCACACTCTTTGGGCTAGGCATTCTCACAGAGTCCTTGAGATGAAAACTATTTGTCATGCTGCCTTAAGCCAGTACTTAGGTTTCAGGCCCAGCTAGCAAAcagaagaggcagggaggagccGACTTCTCGGAACCTCACAGACTAAACAGTCAGGGGAATCAGGCACCTTGCCTGTAGGACACTAGTTTAAGGACTTGCTTGATTCAAGGGAGCACAGGGGTGGCTGGGAATATGGAGAGGTAGAAAGAgctcagagacacacagccaaggAGACATTACCTGGAGAGGATGACTCCATAGGCTTTGTGTGGGAGGGACCAAGCCCCTTCTGCTGGATTGGTTCCCCAGGAGTGATGACTGGTCTATCTCAGGAGGTAAATCATGAGAGGCAACGTCAGAGGAAAACACATTTGTTTGCATTCTGTTTACAACAGCTGCTGTTCCGCTTTGTGACAACAGAAAGCTGGTTTGTTGTTTTGAAGGGTCATTTCCTTGTCTGAAAAGTGGAGAAGGAGCCGGCCTCCCTCTCCTTAGGGAAGGTTTCCTGGATGTGTGTCAAGGCATCTGTCAAACAGCCTAGCTAGCAGGTGGAACCCAGGTTGACTGTTTCAAGAATGAGACGAGGGACTAGCTCAGAGGGGACCTTCTTATTTATCTGGTAAACTCATTCTGCAAGATTCAGCTGCAATGCCAGTCTTCAGCCTGTTGCTTTCCACGAACCTCTGTGGCTGCCTATGTCTGTGTCTGCAGGTCTGGGGTACAGAGAacacctctgctgctgctgctgctgctgctgctgctgctggagagaGAGGGTAGGAAGAGCCAGTGAGCACACTGGAGCACTTTGTGGCTGTCCTCTCCAGGACTCAAGGGACACTATCACCAGCAAGCTCTACAGGGCCTGGGCTATGTGAATGGCTCTCCCATGGCTCTTAGCATTTTCTTTTGGGGCTTGTGAGCCTTTGAGGTTTTCACACCTGTGTGGTCACTGCTTGCATCTGTCTCCTCTAGCCGGGGTAGCTTGAGGGAGATTTTGGAGAAACACAGCCTGGATGAAAGAGCTTCTTCTCCTTTCTAGGACAGTGTGCCCACCCTCCTTGCCCCAGATACCAGTACGGACACAGCTTGTGTTCTCTTGCAGTGTCTGCCATCCCTGCCTGTCCCTGGGCTCTTGGTCTGTGCCCACAGAGCTCTGCTTGGCCCTCACGCACATGTTACCTCTGGTGCCCACATTCCTGCAACCCTGTGACCACAACAGGGGACATTACACATTCCTGGCCTATCAGCCAATGGTGTCAAAAAGAACAGAATGTCCTAGAACCTGGCCCAGCCCCCTACTTCACCTGGGCCCCTCCCAGGCCTGGACAGGGCCAGGTAGGTGGGGTCAGAAGTTCagagggaagaggatggggaagaagATGGTGGGGCCAGCAGGTGCTCCCAGTTTTGGGGGGAcccattcttctttccctccagGATCCTCTGTGTGAGGCTGACCTGCGATGACCTTGAGGGAATCTCTATCAGAAGGGACCCTGGTTTCCAAAAGTCCACTTAAGTTTTCTCTCCCCTGGCCATCTTGCCTGACAGGAGAGTCCCTTTGGAGCtgactccttcctcttcctcctcctcctccatcttccctcaGCTCTTTGCTCAGTGCTCCTCAGCCTGTCTCTCTTTTCTGCCTTCCCTGTTCTCCTGGTTTCCCCACCTACTCTCAGCGATCCTCCTTCCGCTTCTGCCTTCCTGGCTTTTGTGAGTAGAATCCTTCCTCCCTGCTCCAGTTCTCTAAGCCTCACCTGTCTTCTGCCCCCAGTCTCCTTGCCAGTCAGTTCCCCATCAATCCCTGGCCGAAACTCTTCAGCAGGTACCTGGTTCACCTGTCCCCAAGATCCCTCCTCCCTGGAGAGCTCCCAGACCAGACTCCTCCCCCGaccctccctctgccctgctcACCTTTAATTGAGATGCTAATGAGGCTTCTGTCGCTCCCATCCTTGCCCGTGGCCGACGGGCGGTCTCAGGAGCTGGGCACTGCACCTGTCAGGTGAGAGGGTGGAGAGGCTCCGCTGCCAGATTTAACTGGAAAGGAACCAGTCACAGCCCAGCCACACCTGGGAGCCGGGAGCAGGAGGCAGCTCCGGCCTCCTGCAGCCCGCGGTCCCCGAGGCAGAGAAGGAGGTAGCAGGGAGCTGGAGGGCCAGGGCTAGAGCCCAGAGAAGAGGACccaggaggagacagggaaggcagGGGAGGAAGTGAGAGAGCCTGGCACAGAGAGGGAGACCCAAAGAGAAGCGGGAGTCAGCTGGGCCAAGAGGGCGTGAAAGCTGGAGCGAGTCGAACAGTccgggaggaaaaaaaaaaaaagggcaagagGGAGAGGCGCTAAGCCAGGCAGGGTGCCTGCTGTGGAGACCCAGGAAGGCGCTAGCGGGCAAACGAAGGATCCCTGTGAAGCTCTGTGGCCACCCCAGTGAAGCTCAGTGCTGCCTGGTTGGCCCCAACTCCAGAAGATCAGCTGGCTcctggagaggtggaggagggtGGGAGGACTGAGGAAGAGTGAACTCAGCGTGGGATGCAGGCACGGTCAGGGGCAGCCCCATTCTGCCTTCATGCTAATGATGCTGGACCACACCAGAGCCCCTGAGCTCAACCTTGACCTAGACCTTCACGTCCCCAACTCACCTAAGGGATCCATGAAGGGCAACAATTTCAAGGAGCAAGACCCTTGTCCTCCTTTGCCCATGCAAGGACTGGGGAAGGGGGACAAGCGTGAAGAGCAAGGGCTGGACCCGGAACCCCCAGCGCCCCGGCAGCCCACCGAAGAGGAGGAGGCACTGATCGAGTTCCACCGCTCCTACCGGGAGCTCTTCCAGTTCTTCTGCAACAATACCACCATCCACGGTGCCATCCGCCTGGTGTGCTCCAAGGACAACCGCATGAAGACGGCCTTCTGGGCAGTGCTCTGGCTTTGTACCTTCGGCATGATGTACTGGCAGTTCGCCCTGCTGTTCGAGGAGTACTTTAGCTACCCCGTGAGCCTCAACATCAACCTCAATTCAGACAAGCTGGTCTTCCCTGCCGTCACTGTGTGCACCCTTAACCCTTACAGGTCAGTCTGTCCGGGTCCCGGagggaggggtggctcagtgtctaGAGTATGTGCTTAGCGTGCACAAGGCCCCGAGTTCTACACTCAGCCAGCACAACAGCAAGCAAGCTGGAGAGCAAACAAAAGCTGTGAGGCCAGAGAGCTGAGAGGTCAAAGCCTTGCAGGTGCGGTGGAGGCGGATAAGATCTTTGTGTAGAGGGGATATTTGCTGGGCTGGGGCATAGGCACCAGGATGGGAGGTGGGATGAAGGGTAGGAGAGTGGAATGGAAAAGAAGCCCATCGTCAGCTGTCCCCTGAAGTCTCCGGCTGACCCGTGCAGGGGATCGCCATTCAGCTGCCCTACCCACCTGCCCAAGTCTCTGACCTTTAAGGGCTTTGGTGTGTTCTGAAGTTTTGGGTTTCATCAATGCTCTTTGCTAGTTTGGGTCTGGAAACTGAGCTGTTACcatggggaagagaggagggcaggCCTGGGTGTTTGTACATACATACCATTTCGTCTGCACTCAGCAATGTATGCCACACATTGAAAATGTACACAGTCAAGCCAGACTGTGCTAGGCAGCCGGCAGGAGAGGACTGTTGCTAATTC carries:
- the Ltbr gene encoding tumor necrosis factor receptor superfamily member 3 encodes the protein MRLPGTSSPCGLVWGPLLLGLSGLLVASLPQLVPPYRIENQTCWDQDKEYYEPMHDVCCSRCPPGEFVFEVCSHSQDTVCKTCPHNSYNEHWNHLSTCQLCRPCDSVLGFEEIAPCTSDQKAECRCKPGMSCVYLDNECVHCEEERLVLCRPGTEAEVTDEIMDTDVNCVPCKPGHFQNTSSPTARCQPHTRCEIQGLVEAAPGTSYSDTICKIPPEPGTMLLLAILLSLVFFLFFSTVLACAWMRHPSLCRKLGTLLKRHPEGEESPPCAPPRANPHFNDQAEPLLPMSGDLSTAPAGPPAVPSLEEVVLQQQSPLVQARELEAEPGEHGQVAHGANGIHVTGGSVTVTGNIYIYNGPVLGGTRGSGDPPVPPEPPYPTPEEGAPGPSELSTPYQEDGKAWHLAETETLGCQDL